TAAACTGGTTACTACAAGTCAGTCATTCATTAATGatgattattttgtatttttattctcTCTAGTGTAAATACAGTTTGTGGTCTGAGGTTTGAATGTATCATAAATGCCACTGTTATATTTGAAAAAACGCTGAGGTGTGTTTTGTATCTTTTTCTGCTGTGTAGCAATTGTGAAAGTTCTGGGTTTGTTTTGATGATAACACTAGCAAAAAATCGAAAATTCTTGCTATTGTTGGTGTTTAAAATGGTCAAATGTATTATAATAACATAATgtcatttaacagtattttacaatacattattaaaggtgccgtagaacgcgtttttaaaagatttaatataagtctaaggtgtcccctgaatgtgtctgtgaagtttcaactcaaaataccccatagattgttttttttttgtttttttgtttttttagaatttatttttttaactgcctattttgaggcatcattaaagggatagttcacccaaaaatgaaaatttgatgtttatctgcttacccccagggcatccaagatgtagatgactttttttcttcagtcgaacgcaaattatgatttttaactgcaaccgctgccgtctgtcagtcaaataatagcagtgattgggaacttgaacaataagagtcgaaaaaaacttccatagacaaatcaaaattaaaccctgcggctcgtgacgacacattaatgtcctaagacacgaaacgatcggtttgtgcgagaaaccgaacagtatttatataattttttacctgtaatacaccactatgtccaacttcgttcagcttccggctagtgaggtctgatcgcgctctgacaacggaagtgatgtctcgcactcattgaagtatatgggcgagacatcacttccgtcatcacaacgcgttttttgacctcactaacaggaagctgaacgaagttggacatagtggtgtattagaggtaaaaattatataaataatgttcggtttctcgcacaaaccgatcgtttcgtgtattaggacattaatgtgtcgtcacgagccgcaggttttaaaggtcccgtttttcgtgtttttttgaagctttgattgtgtttatagagtgcaatataacatgtgttaaaaaaaacagtatttttcacataatttactcatctgtataccgctgtttccactgtcataacaacgggctgatgacttctttgttctatgaagtccctccttcagaaatatgtaacgagttctgattgtgccagcggttcctgtgttgtgattcgacagcagcttagcgctccttgcccggaaaggtcacgcctcttaccataacgtgtgctgcacagttttacatgtggattattgtggtgttgtgccaaatgaacacaaaagacaataattcccgagagactgaactctttaatctccacaagcagcgacagaaaatgtacaacgttagcactcactcagaagagtacctcatacggaaaacagccatatacataaacatagtcccctcttgtggccattatgtgcactgcagtccaacattaactattgcagtaaggataccacaattataattttcgggaaccgagttaaacataaattgtaaccattgatctctaagtacagcgtccctgggaaggccaaacaaaggtgattggactgcgggatgaaaataacagcgtttcgacacatggcgacaaacacactctacaaatgtaactcttgtgtattcctgtgggcggaggttagtcaaaaaactgttttagtgacgtcattaaagaaggaagtagagggatgtagtccaaactggccgttcgatgtaggcgacttctgttaaataaaatatctcgcttggcattgaaatTTGAGcgttaaaattttacagattttatttacactctaacaacaacattacacactaactaaagtttgaaacatgggatcacgaagaacgggacctttaattttgatttgtctaagcaaggtttatttactgttatagttgaagttcctatctactgctattatttgactgacagacggcagcggttgcagttaaaaatcataatttgcgttcgactgaagaaaaaaagtcacctacatcttggatgcactgggggtaagcagataaacatcaaattttcatttttgggtgaactatccctttaaatatgcGCCAATTTAGGCtgcgcccctttaattctcgtgctcccccacCCCCGAGCTCGCGACTGCCTTGAACAACATAAACTAAGTTCAAACAGCTattataaccctcaaaattgatctttacaaagtgttcgtcatgcagcatgtctaattgcgtgagtatggtatttatttggatgttttcatttgattctgaatgagtttgatggtgctccgtggctaaagctaacattacacacagttggagagatttataaagaatgaagtgtttaagaattatacagactgcaagtgtttaaagatgaaaatagcgacggctcttgtctccgtgaatactaATGATGGGACGGTTGATACCGGGGCTCCGATGCTCCGACGCAGTTTTCAAAGCTCTATTGTATCACACACTGTACCGCTGCTTATATCGAAATGACAATACCACGTGATTGATGAGGTTTGAAGCTTCAAACGTCATGCATTATTGGAAAATCGGGACAGCTGGTTTGAAAAAATTGGCGCTTCACTTGattcataaaatgaaaatgcatttaatcatgttttattgcTGGGGTCTCAGAGACCCCAAACAGAATATAAGGGTTAAACAACTCATCCAAAATAATCAACTATGATcacattgtatattttatattattgatcaATATGTGAATCTGTTGAATAGGCTACACATGAGTTGTGGTCTCAttgtcacaaattaatttagatgagATTAGTTTAGATCAGACAGAACTGTATTGATCCAAGACAAAAGTGATTCCGTATATCACAAACTTCCGAAGCTTTGTCTGGTCATGTGCTTTTTCAAACCGTAGAGATGCTCCTTGATTTGTTAGATATGGTGTAGAAAACAAGTCTGACCACCAGATGTCGCTAATGTGCACTGTGTTAAAAGCTTTGAGTAATGAACCTTTTTTCGGCACAATTTGATGAAAGCCTCGGTTTCCCATCacttgtgaatacagtaagaaacgatggtaacgttaaccacatttaacagtacattagcaacatgctaacaaaatatttagaaagacaatttacaaatatcactaaaaaatatcaagatatcatggatcatgtcagttattattgctccatctgccatttttcgttattgttcttgcttgcttacctagtctgatgattcagctgtgcacatccagacgtcctgcccttgtctaatgccttgaatatgggctggcatatgcaaatattggggtcgtacatattaatgatcctgactgttacgtaacagtcagtgttatgttgagattcgcctgttctttggaggtcttttaaacaaatgaaatttatataaggaggaaacaatggtgtttgagactcactgtatgtcatttccatgtactgaactcttgttattcaactatgccaagataaattcagtttttcattctacggcacctttaactatGCAGAGAGACCGTCATCAGCGTGCGCCACTCTGAACAAACCAAACGCGTTGTTGTGACGTACATTTGATGTGTCGTAGTTTTGTGTCAACATGGCTGCACGCGCTGGAGACAAGCGTGGTCTGGAGCATTTAGATGAATATGAACCAAAACCGGCCAAACAGCAAAAAAGTCTGCACGATCAGATGACGGAAAAGCgtcttgttgttgttttagaAGGAGCGACGCTTGAAACCGTAAAGGTAAAAGGCAACGAGGCTCGGTAGAGATCGAAATATTAAAGTGTTGGAGCGGGTGTTATTCACTGGATTGCCACTAATAGTTGTCATAACCGTATGTTTCAACAGTTAAATATGAACGTATGTCTGTGCAGGTTGGAAAGACATTCGAGTTGCTGAACTGTGATCAGCATAAGAGTATGATAATAAAGAATGGAAGAGACCCTGGAAAGATTCGCCCCGATATCACGCATCAGGTAAACTCATCTGATCCAAGTGTTTGaaatgcgcgttcatgtgtTTAGTTTTCATCATCtaaacaatttatttcaatattacCATGCCCATGTTAACCCCATAATGCACTGGGGttcgttctttttttttttcttcttcttttttttagagATACATACAAATTGTATAGTTTTAGTAAAGCATAGTTTTAGAGAGAACATCAACTGAAGCTTTAcaaaatgatttcagttatgcagtctatatatatatatatatatatatatatatatatatatatatatatatatatatatatatataattttatttattttttttattttttttattgacatcCTTTTTAAATTgcgataattttgcactgataagggacaacacaaactacaaaaacatattttattatataaacagtttatacatagaaaaaacttaaattttagatttttaaggtgtgctgacccaaaaatcttttacaaacctgggccaagtttaaaccagtaaccaggcatcacagctggcaaaggggcatatctgactttgacatgtatatattgcaattattatgtaatcaaaatgaaaattatgattgctggtcttcaataataatgtcaagttactttaatgtatttgcaccaaaaaaatgataaggatttatgctgatatcatccagccaggggtgtttccaaagttttggagggcagtgtgttttttatatatatatatatatatatatatatatatatatatataacatttatggGTTAGATTTTTGTCTCAAAATACTTTTGTAATATACATTTATCCCATCTTCCATATCTCTCACATACTTTTGGGACTGAATTTTGTTGATAAACAATGCAGCATGACAAATTGATATTCTTTTAATCTGAAACTGAAAGTTTATGCAAgtaaaatgaatatttaaaaaggTAATAATATGGTAATAACATTTTTGCACATTTACTCATTAATGAAGTTATTGATGAGATACAATAtggttttatttgaaaaaatacaAAGTTAAGACTGTTTTATAAGCTTACATACCATGGGGTCCAAATGATATGCAGGTTTTGAATACATTATGAAGttaaatgaagaaaacaagCCATCTTTCTGGATTCAGGATTTTCTGGTGATTTTGACCATTGGTGTTTGTTTGAAAccatgagattttttttttttttgtctgcccTCTGAATGTCATGTCTGCTTTCCCACAGTGCCTGCTTATGTTACTGGACAGTCCTTTGAACAGAGCTGGACTGCTGCAAGTGTACATTCACACAGAGCAGAACGTTTTGATCGAGATCAACCCACAGACAAGAATTCCTCGCACATTTGCACGATTTTGTGGACTCATGGGTAAATTCACATGGAGGCTCCATTTGCACATTGACTCTAATATCAGTATTTTAATGGGTTACACTATTTTAGTTAAGGTTGTTACAGagtaattacacaaataatattaattgactacatgtatttactatagggttatgtttagggttagttatttgtaattatacataatttactattattactactattgtatacggaagaggattagggccaagcaataataaaaaaaataaaaccatctcgagattaaagttgttaaatttcgagaaaaaactcgttaaatttcgagaaaaaagtcgagataaaatgttgagaataaagtcattaaattatgagaataaagtcattaaattacgagaaaaaagtcattaaattatgagaacaaattcgtaattcttaagtttattctcaacattttatctcgacttttttctcaaaatttaacgatttttttctcgtaatttaacgagtttattctcaacattttatctcgacttttttctcaatttaacgagttttttctcgtcatttaacgagtttattctcaacattttatctcgacttttttctcaatttaacgatttttttctcgtaatttaacgagtttattctcaacattttattgactttttttctcaaaatttaacgagtttattctcaacattttatctcgacttttttctcaatttaacgagttttttctcgtaatttaacgagtttattctcaacattttatctcgacttttttctcaaaatttaacgatttgtttctcgtaatttaacg
The Chanodichthys erythropterus isolate Z2021 chromosome 2, ASM2448905v1, whole genome shotgun sequence DNA segment above includes these coding regions:
- the emg1 gene encoding ribosomal RNA small subunit methyltransferase NEP1; the encoded protein is MAARAGDKRGLEHLDEYEPKPAKQQKSLHDQMTEKRLVVVLEGATLETVKVGKTFELLNCDQHKSMIIKNGRDPGKIRPDITHQCLLMLLDSPLNRAGLLQVYIHTEQNVLIEINPQTRIPRTFARFCGLMVQLLHKMSVRAADGSQRLLKLIRNPVSDHLPPGCPRFSTSFKAGDAVCPRTIVPKDGPAAIVIGAFAHGTVNADYTEKTVSISNYPLSAALTCAKMCSAFEEVWGVL